Proteins encoded by one window of Dioscorea cayenensis subsp. rotundata cultivar TDr96_F1 chromosome 6, TDr96_F1_v2_PseudoChromosome.rev07_lg8_w22 25.fasta, whole genome shotgun sequence:
- the LOC120263452 gene encoding uncharacterized protein LOC120263452 isoform X1 — MAPLLLLLLFALVIPSLAGKSSGVCVCPGGRFPPFSSEGKAPGFVSRGPRDLALCRVFRKSTCDLAQTYPALLAMRRLASAGEASQECFSLWELLECSICHPLVGVQPGPPLICESFCDGIFQACANAYFSIDAKTQVLFPCGPSDVVCGRASEWVSNVCPSVTERNQALNQLLVHGALLDLGPFFKGGNSMVLEDFRQWLGNTEKVSWAIGGMVLTAGLLFVRGMQAKKTRRFLLGYNHPKFALIDHCDLSPFSGAASLKQTSPFSFLDLRRVHPFVDIQLRNRLHPLIF; from the exons ATGGCTCCAttgctcctcctccttctcttcgCCCTTGTGATCCCATCCTTGGCTG GTAAATCTAGTGGAGTTTGTGTGTGTCCTGGTGGTCGCTTCCCTCCATTTTCATCTGAAGGGAAGGCCCCTGGATTTGTCTCCAGAGGACCAAGAGATCTGGCGCTTTGTAGGGTTTTCAGAAAGAGTACTTGTGATTTAGCTCAGACTTACCCTGCTTTGTTGGCTATGAGAAGGTTGGCTTCTGCTGGAGAAGCCAGTCAAGAGTGTTTCAGTTTGTGGGAATTGTTGGAGTGCTCTATATGCCATCCTCTTGTTGGTGTTCAGCCTGGGCCTCCTCTAATTTGTGAATCTTTTTGTGATGGGATTTTTCAGGCTTGTGCCAATGCTTACTTCTCCATTGATGCAAAGACACAG GTATTGTTTCCATGTGGACCTAGTGATGTCGTTTGTGGCAGGGCAAGCGAATGGGTCTCAAATG TGTGCCCTTCTGTTACGGAGAGAAATCAAGCATTGAATCAGTTGCTGGTTCATGGAGCACTCCTCGATCTAGGTCCCTTTTTTAAGGGTGGGAACTCTATGGTGCTTGAAGATTTTCGGCAATGGTTGGGCAATACTGAAAAGGTTTCATGGGCAATTGGAGGGATGGTTCTCACTGCAGGACTTCTCTTTGTAAG GGGCATGCAAGCAAAAAAAACACGGCGTTTTCTTTTGGGTTATAACCATCCCAAATTCGCGCTCATCGATCACTGCGATCTTTCGCCATTCTCCGGGGCAGCAAGCTTGAAGCAAACCTCTCCGTTCTCCTTCCTCGATCTCCGACGTGTGCATCCTTTTGTTGATATCCAG CTAAGGAATCGTCTTCACCCTCTGATCTTCTAA
- the LOC120263787 gene encoding OVARIAN TUMOR DOMAIN-containing deubiquitinating enzyme 7-like, producing MIQSKQKKPQPQPEKKQSHAAAVKKKGKEVVLPQFQPQLNALGLKIIQITADGNCFFRALADQLEGNAEEHTKYRHMVAKYIVNHREDFEPFIEGDVPFDKYCHSMGKQGTWAGHMELQAASLVTGVNICIHRAMFPRWYIRNFQGQEARMIHLSYHHGKHYNSVRLCEDSCEGPAKQIIIKADSDILVPSHNKKVPACVPKAASVKMVMSGTGCENFAKAEQVLQEFGGDVDAAIEFLIAEQEMKDCENDDNDTPSENNISYGADQIMNSEKLEVPFEDVTTAQSSLDSDPQSVTERKVQVVDKKTSNNKQCSCGSKKKYKACCGSGVASTSAVTNSNAKCTSSKDRKDRKSCRRKEAVGEAEASRSSNQLDLGALCL from the exons ATGATTCAGTCCAAGCAGAAGAAGCCCCAGCCCCAGCCGGAGAAGAAGCAATCCCACGCCGCCGCT gtaaagaagaaaggaaaggaagTTGTTTTACCACAATTCCAGCCTCAGCTAAATGCCTTaggtttaaaaattattcaaatcacAGCAGACGGTAATTGTTTCTTCAG AGCTCTAGCTGATCAGCTAGAAGGAAATGCAGAGGAACATACAAAATATCGACATATGGTGGCGAAATATATAGTG AATCATCGTGAGGATTTTGAGCCATTCATCGAGGGTGATGTCCCCTTTGACAAATACTGTCATTCCATGGGAAAGCAAGGTACATGGGCAGGACATATGGAGTTGCAAGCAGCATCTCTTGTTACGGGAGTGAATATCTGCATCCATCGA GCTATGTTCCCCCGATGGTACATTAGGAATTTTCAAGGACAAGAAGCAAGGATGATTCATTT ATCTTATCATCATGGCAAGCACTATAATAGCGTCCGTCTATGTGAAGATTCTTGCGAAGGGCCAGCTAAACAGATCATTATTAAG GCGGATTCAGATATTCTTGTCCCCAGCCATAACAAGAAAGTGCCAGCATGTGTACCAAAAGCCGCATCTGTCAAGATGGTAATGTCCGGGACAGGATGTGAAAATTTTGCTAAAGCTGAGCAG GTTTTACAAGAATTTGGTGGGGATGTTGATGCTGCGATTGAGTTTTTGATAGCAGAACAAGAAATGAAAGATTGTGAGAATGATGACAATGACACTCCCtctgaaaataatatttcttatg GAGCTGATCAAATTATGAATTCTGAGAAACTGGAGGTGCCATTTGAAGATGTGACAACAGCACAAAGTTCACTGGACAGTGACCCTCAGTCAGTTACTGAGCGGAAAGTTCAAGTTGTTGATAAG aaaacatcaaataataAGCAATGTTCTTGCGGGTCGAAGAAGAAATACAAGGCTTGTTGTGGGTCAGGTGTTGCAAGTACTTCTGCAGTAACCAACAG CAATGCCAAATGTACTTCAAGTAAGGAtagaaaagatagaaagagcTGTAGGAGAAAGGAGGCTGTTGGAGAAGCGGAAGCAAGCCGAAGTAGTAACCAACTTGATCTCGGTGCTCTTTGCCTATGA
- the LOC120263452 gene encoding uncharacterized protein LOC120263452 isoform X2, which translates to MAPLLLLLLFALVIPSLAGKSSGVCVCPGGRFPPFSSEGKAPGFVSRGPRDLALCRVFRKSTCDLAQTYPALLAMRRLASAGEASQECFSLWELLECSICHPLVGVQPGPPLICESFCDGIFQACANAYFSIDAKTQVLFPCGPSDVVCGRASEWVSNVCPSVTERNQALNQLLVHGALLDLGPFFKGGNSMVLEDFRQWLGNTEKVSWAIGGMVLTAGLLFVRGMQAKKTRRFLLGYNHPKFALIDHCDLSPFSGAASLKQTSPFSFLDLRRVHPFVDIQDKKWQARAT; encoded by the exons ATGGCTCCAttgctcctcctccttctcttcgCCCTTGTGATCCCATCCTTGGCTG GTAAATCTAGTGGAGTTTGTGTGTGTCCTGGTGGTCGCTTCCCTCCATTTTCATCTGAAGGGAAGGCCCCTGGATTTGTCTCCAGAGGACCAAGAGATCTGGCGCTTTGTAGGGTTTTCAGAAAGAGTACTTGTGATTTAGCTCAGACTTACCCTGCTTTGTTGGCTATGAGAAGGTTGGCTTCTGCTGGAGAAGCCAGTCAAGAGTGTTTCAGTTTGTGGGAATTGTTGGAGTGCTCTATATGCCATCCTCTTGTTGGTGTTCAGCCTGGGCCTCCTCTAATTTGTGAATCTTTTTGTGATGGGATTTTTCAGGCTTGTGCCAATGCTTACTTCTCCATTGATGCAAAGACACAG GTATTGTTTCCATGTGGACCTAGTGATGTCGTTTGTGGCAGGGCAAGCGAATGGGTCTCAAATG TGTGCCCTTCTGTTACGGAGAGAAATCAAGCATTGAATCAGTTGCTGGTTCATGGAGCACTCCTCGATCTAGGTCCCTTTTTTAAGGGTGGGAACTCTATGGTGCTTGAAGATTTTCGGCAATGGTTGGGCAATACTGAAAAGGTTTCATGGGCAATTGGAGGGATGGTTCTCACTGCAGGACTTCTCTTTGTAAG GGGCATGCAAGCAAAAAAAACACGGCGTTTTCTTTTGGGTTATAACCATCCCAAATTCGCGCTCATCGATCACTGCGATCTTTCGCCATTCTCCGGGGCAGCAAGCTTGAAGCAAACCTCTCCGTTCTCCTTCCTCGATCTCCGACGTGTGCATCCTTTTGTTGATATCCAG GATAAAAAATGGCAAGCAAGAGCTACTTGA